The Proteiniphilum propionicum genome contains the following window.
AAAGATAGCAATAACAAACATTTCTATCCCCTCAATATGGAACATAATCCCGGATTATTTCGGACAGGATCCCTGTTATCTTCTTTGTTGAAGGCAATATATGCAAAAAATATATCTACTATTGTCGCATCATTTTACCCTCTTTTTCATATTCCTTGCGAATCCTTTTCAACAGGTCATCTGCCGAAATAGTGGCTGATTTATTATCCACTGTTTTTAGGCCGGCATACTGAATTACGTTTACAATATTTGCTCCTGTCAAATGATATTTGCGTGCGATCTCTTCCAGGTCTATCTTCGTTTTGTTTTCTGCTACATGTGGAAAATAGTTTCTCCAGAGCTGTAAGCGTTCCGAAGTTAGCGACAATCAAAAAATAGAGATTGAGGTGAACGGGACTTTTCTTGTGCTGGAATATTTAATAAAACGTATATCCGAACATTAACTCAAAATATTTATCTTTGTATCGGGTAAAAGGTTATGTTGAAAAATTTCAGCTAAAAGCAATATGCATGAGTTGTAAAACCACTTAAGGTTAAAGTTTTGGTTAATAATGTTAAAAATAAAACAATGGATTTTTCCTATTTAGAATCAGGGAATTTTTTTCTGCTTGCCGGGCCTTGCGTCATTGAATCTGAAGATATGGCATTGAGGATAGCGGAAAAAATTAAAGTGATCACCGAAAAATTAGGCATTCCATATGTCTTTAAAGGTTCATATCGCAAAGCGAACCGTTCGAGAGTTGACTCCTTTACAGGGATAGGTGATGAAAAAGCGTTGAAAATATTGGGCAAGGTGCGCGACACTTTCGGCATTCCGGTTGTTACTGATATCCATGAGAGCTCTGAAGCCGAGATGGCTGCGGGCTACGTTGATATGCTGCAGATACCGGCTTTCCTTTGTCGCCAGACCGAACTGCTTGTTGCCGCAGCAAAGACGGGGAAGGTGGTTAACATTAAAAAGGGCCAGTTCCTTTCACCCGATGCAATGCGGTTTGCTGCGCAGAAGGTGAGTGACTGCGGTAACCAAAAGGTGATACTCACGGAGCGGGGCACCACTTTCGGATATGGAGATCTGGTGGTCGATTTTCGTGGAATACCCACTATGAAAGAGTTTGGTTTTCCCGTTGTGATGGATGTGACACACAGCCTGCAACAGCCTAACCAGGTATCGGGTGTGACGGGCGGGCAGCCTCAGTTGATAGAAACCATTGCAAAAGCGGCAATAGCAGTGGGTGCCGACGGTTTATTTATTGAAACGCATCCTGATCCTGAAAATGCCGGGTCGGATGGAGCAAATATGCTTCCGCTAAACCTTCTGGAAGATCTTCTGGTAAAATTAACCAGGATTCGCGGCGTATTATGAAGTTGACCAGTTACAGAATTATTTTGGCTTCCAACTCACCGCGACGCAGGGAGTTGCTTTCCGGTATCGACGTTCAGTATGAACTTCGCTCATTACCCGGTATCGACGAAGCATACCCCGATACACTTCCCCATGAAGAGGTCGCAGAGTTCCTCGCACGGAGAAAAGCATCTGCTTGTCTTCCGGAGTTAAGAGATGATGAGCTGATTATCACAGCAGACACTGTTGTGTTGCTCAATGGCATGATACTTGGGAAACCGGCTGATAAAGAAGATGCAAAACGTATGCTTCGCCTCCTTTCAGGAGAGACTCACCGAGTGGTAACAGGTGTCTGTCTCACCTCTGCTGTGAAACAGGTCGCTTTTTCCGATGTAGCACATGTAACATTCGGGGTGTTGAGCGACGAAGAGATTGATTATTATGTATCAGCTTACAATCCAATGGATAAGGCAGGCGCATACGGTGTGCAGGAGTGGATAGGCTACATTGCTGTAGAGCGCATTCAGGGATCATATTTTAATGTAATGGGTTTACCGGTTTTTAAGGTTTACAGGGAGCTTAAGAACTTCTGAAAGGATGCTCGGCGATAGAAAGTATAAAGTAGAAACAAATATATAGATTAATCATCTATCTTTGTTTGCTGAAGCAGTTCACAATCGGGACTTATAATTTATAATCCGTATTAATAAATATCCATTTTTCATATGCTTACAGTAGAAAAAATAGGGGGTACCTCAATGTCCCAGTTTCAGGACGTATTGCAGAATATTATCATAGGGAACCGAAAGAGCGATCAGCTATATAACCGGATTTTCGTGGTTTCGGCTTACAACAACGTGACCAACTGGCTGCTGGAACATAAGAAAACAGGTGAGCCGGGTATCTATAATAAATTCCTTAACGGGGAAGATTACAGTAGCGCACTGGACTCATTTTGCCAGCGTCTTCTACTTATAAACGACGGGTTTGCCGATTATGGTCTGGACCTGAAAGAGGCAAGAGACTTTATCCGGTTTCGTGTTGATCAGGCCAAGACTGTTTTGTACAGCCTTGGAAAGGTGTTGGCATCGGGATATGTAAACCGTACCGATATCTATCTTGCTGCCCGCGAAATACTGGCATCCATCGGGGAGGCCCATTCGGGATGGAACTCCGTAAATATGCTTAACAACAACGGCATTAATGCACGGTTTATCGATCTTTGCGGCTTTAACGACAATGAGCCTTTAACAATTGACAAGCGAATACACAAGGAGTTCAGTGGAATTGACTTTAGCAATGTGCTGTGTATCGCAACCGGCTATACCAAGGGCACAGAAGGTATCATGCGCGCCTTTGACAGAGGTTACAGCGAGGTTACTTTCAGCAAGATTGCCGTTGAGGTGAAAGCCGAAGAGGCAGTTATTCACAAGGAGTACCACCTCTCGAGTGCCGATCCCAAGATTGTGGGTGTGGAGAACAGTATCCCTGTTGGCCATACTAATTACATAATTGCTGATCAGCTGGCTGATATCGGTATGGAGGCTATTCATCCCAAAGCGGCTAAACCTCTCGAGTTGGCCGGGATCAATATTCGAATAAAGAACACATTCGATCCCGATCATCCCGGTACTCTTATTTCCCGTGATTATATTTCGCCCGAACCGCGAGTGGAGATAGTATCAGGGTCGCGCAAGGTGACTGCAATAGAGATACACGACCCTATGATGGTGGGAGAAGTAGGTTTTGACGGGCGAATTATGCAGTATTTCGTGAAGTATGGGGTGAGCTACATTCTTAAATCGACCAATGCAAACTCAATAACCATGGTTGTATGGGAGAACGAAAAAAGCAACGAACTAATTAAGGTTTTAAATGATGTGTTTTATCAGGTAACCGCAAAACCTTCTGCCATTGTCTGTGTAATGGGAAGCAATATTGCAATGCCCGGTTTTTTGTACAGAGCAGCAAAAGCACTATATGAGAATGGTATTAATATAGAGAGTTTTGCCCAATCGCTTATGCAGGTCAATATGCAGTTCGTAATTGCACGCGAGCAATATGAGGATGCTGTAATTTCGCTGAACAGAGAGCTATGTAAGATGGACAGATAGAACGCCATAACGTGTAGTTATGCGCTACCGGCAGGCAGTTTAGGGTTGTTTGCTGTTTTGGCTGTAATTATGTTTTTTCAAAAAACTGGAGTATTAACTATTTTTTATTCTTCCTCAAATATTTGGTATAAAAAATCGTTATAGGGGAAGCGTTGAATATGTATCTCCTTCACCTTATCGTAGATAAGTTGTTTCAGAACTTCAATATTCTCTTTCTCTTTAGCAGAGATGAAAATGCAGTTTTCTTTTATCTTACTTAGCCATGTTTGTTTAAGCTCTTCAAGTGTATAGTTTTCACGTTTTTTTGGCGTAAGGTCGTCTTCATCTTTAACGACATGTGTAAAAGCATCGATCTTGTTAAAAACCAGGATTGACGGTTTTTCGGTATCATCGATCTCGTAGAGAGTCTTCTCTACCACATTTATCTGCTCTTCGAAAGCAGGATGTGAAATGTCCACCACATGCATGAGGA
Protein-coding sequences here:
- a CDS encoding Maf-like protein is translated as MKLTSYRIILASNSPRRRELLSGIDVQYELRSLPGIDEAYPDTLPHEEVAEFLARRKASACLPELRDDELIITADTVVLLNGMILGKPADKEDAKRMLRLLSGETHRVVTGVCLTSAVKQVAFSDVAHVTFGVLSDEEIDYYVSAYNPMDKAGAYGVQEWIGYIAVERIQGSYFNVMGLPVFKVYRELKNF
- the kdsA gene encoding 3-deoxy-8-phosphooctulonate synthase; translation: MDFSYLESGNFFLLAGPCVIESEDMALRIAEKIKVITEKLGIPYVFKGSYRKANRSRVDSFTGIGDEKALKILGKVRDTFGIPVVTDIHESSEAEMAAGYVDMLQIPAFLCRQTELLVAAAKTGKVVNIKKGQFLSPDAMRFAAQKVSDCGNQKVILTERGTTFGYGDLVVDFRGIPTMKEFGFPVVMDVTHSLQQPNQVSGVTGGQPQLIETIAKAAIAVGADGLFIETHPDPENAGSDGANMLPLNLLEDLLVKLTRIRGVL
- a CDS encoding aspartate kinase, producing MLTVEKIGGTSMSQFQDVLQNIIIGNRKSDQLYNRIFVVSAYNNVTNWLLEHKKTGEPGIYNKFLNGEDYSSALDSFCQRLLLINDGFADYGLDLKEARDFIRFRVDQAKTVLYSLGKVLASGYVNRTDIYLAAREILASIGEAHSGWNSVNMLNNNGINARFIDLCGFNDNEPLTIDKRIHKEFSGIDFSNVLCIATGYTKGTEGIMRAFDRGYSEVTFSKIAVEVKAEEAVIHKEYHLSSADPKIVGVENSIPVGHTNYIIADQLADIGMEAIHPKAAKPLELAGINIRIKNTFDPDHPGTLISRDYISPEPRVEIVSGSRKVTAIEIHDPMMVGEVGFDGRIMQYFVKYGVSYILKSTNANSITMVVWENEKSNELIKVLNDVFYQVTAKPSAIVCVMGSNIAMPGFLYRAAKALYENGINIESFAQSLMQVNMQFVIAREQYEDAVISLNRELCKMDR